Within Pseudomonas paeninsulae, the genomic segment TGGGCCAGCCTGCGCGCCAAATTGACGGGCGAGCAGCAAGACCGCATCGATGAAGTGCTGCAGACGATCAAGCTCGACAGCTCACGGCGGCGCCCGGCGGGCTTGTTGTCGCACGGCCAGAAGCAGTTTCTCGAGATCGGCATGCTCTTGGTCCAGGACCCGCAACTGCTGCTGCTCGACGAGCCGGTGGCGGGCATGACCGACGCCGAGACCGAGTTCACCGCCGAGCTGTTCAAGTCGCTGGCGCGCAAGCACTCGCTGATGGTGGTCGAACACGACATGGGCTTCGTCGGCAGCATCGCCGACCACGTCAGCGTGCTGCACCAGGGCAGCGTGCTGGCCGCAGGCTCGCTGGAACAGGTGCAGGCCAACGAACGGGTGATCGAGGTGTATCTGGGCCGGTAAAAACATAGGCACCTGTAGGTTGGCGTTGAGCGTAGCGATACCCAACAACGTTTCGTGATGGGTATCGCTACGCTCAACCCATCCTACGCACTCCGCGTTCCTGCGATGCAGAGCGTCGCCAGATGCATACCCACGCAGAGCGTGGGAACGATCAAGGCCCACCCTACAAGGACAGAACCATGCTGCAAGTCCAACAACTGCATCAATACTACGGCGGCAGCCACATCCTACGTGGCCTGTCGTTCGAGGCCCAGGTCGGCGAGGTTACCTGCCTGCTCGGCCGCAACGGCGTGGGCAAGACCACCCTGCTGAAATGTCTGATGGGTCTGTTGCCGGCCAAAGCAGGCGCGGTGAACTGGGAAGGCCAGCCGATTACCGCGTTCAAACCGCACCAGCGCGTACATGCCGGCATCGCCTACGTGCCCCAGGGCCGGGAAATCTTCGGGCGCCTGACGGTGGAGGAAAACCTGCTGATGGGGCTTTCTCGTTTCGGCGCAAAGGAAGCCAAGAGCGTGCCGGAATTTATCTACGAACTGTTCCCGGTGCTGCGCGAGATGAAGCAACGCCGCGGCGGCGACCTGTCCGGCGGCCAGCAGCAACAGCTGGCCATCGGCCGCGCCCTGGCCAGCCAGCCGCGCCTGC encodes:
- the urtE gene encoding urea ABC transporter ATP-binding subunit UrtE, which gives rise to MLQVQQLHQYYGGSHILRGLSFEAQVGEVTCLLGRNGVGKTTLLKCLMGLLPAKAGAVNWEGQPITAFKPHQRVHAGIAYVPQGREIFGRLTVEENLLMGLSRFGAKEAKSVPEFIYELFPVLREMKQRRGGDLSGGQQQQLAIGRALASQPRLLILDEPTEGIQPSVIKEIGVVIKKLAERGDMAILLVEQFYDFAAELADHYLVMSRGEIVQQGRGQTMQADGVRGLVAI